In Rouxiella sp. WC2420, the following proteins share a genomic window:
- a CDS encoding DUF3750 domain-containing protein gives MTYIKWIGLGYLCILLISFGYSYAKASQTKEDPIGHNWATTRRDSASLAPDPIKFRNTAIVQIYTAPTYGWRGLFAVHPWIIFKRVGETQYTRYDVIGWGSGNVVRQNYAVPDGYWFGSKPRILVDHRGPEAEAMIPEIEAAIKSYPFPRTYHAYPGPNSNTFMAHIGRAVPELGLDLPSNAIGKDYRPLTRPIGLPPSGKGVQVSLLGLLGFTVGAQEGIEFNILGLNLGVEFTSPALRLPFIGRVGYDSHSGVAVKDI, from the coding sequence ATGACATACATCAAGTGGATCGGCCTGGGTTATCTCTGCATTTTGCTTATTTCATTTGGCTACAGTTATGCAAAAGCGTCTCAAACTAAAGAAGATCCGATTGGCCATAATTGGGCAACTACCCGCCGGGATTCGGCATCTCTGGCTCCAGATCCGATTAAGTTCCGTAATACAGCGATCGTTCAAATCTATACTGCGCCCACCTACGGCTGGCGTGGTTTATTTGCCGTACATCCGTGGATTATTTTCAAAAGAGTAGGGGAAACACAGTACACCCGCTATGACGTTATTGGCTGGGGCAGTGGAAATGTTGTCCGTCAAAATTATGCTGTGCCCGATGGCTATTGGTTCGGTTCTAAACCTCGAATTCTGGTTGACCATCGTGGGCCGGAGGCCGAGGCAATGATCCCAGAGATTGAAGCAGCCATTAAAAGTTATCCATTCCCACGCACTTATCATGCTTATCCAGGCCCGAATAGTAATACCTTTATGGCACATATCGGCCGCGCGGTTCCTGAGCTAGGACTCGATTTACCTTCAAATGCAATAGGTAAAGATTACCGCCCGTTGACACGCCCAATCGGGTTACCACCATCCGGAAAGGGAGTGCAAGTTTCACTGCTCGGATTATTAGGATTCACGGTAGGCGCGCAGGAGGGAATTGAGTTCAATATTTTGGGATTAAATCTTGGCGTTGAGTTTACATCACCGGCGCTGCGTTTACCGTTTATTGGCCGAGTGGGTTACGACAGCCACTCAGGTGTCGCGGTTAAAGATATTTAG